The genomic window GCTATTCCCAAAATCAGTATAGCATAGTCCCCTCCCACCAAAAAGATAAGATCTCTGCGGTTCTGTTTGATTTTGGTTGGTTTTATTTGTCATTGCGAGGAGGCGTAGCCGACGTGGCAATCTGAGAGGTGAGGTATACCCTTCCCCACACACAGATTGCTTCGCCTTCCGCCTGTAGCGGAATGGTCTCGCAATGACACCGCCAACCAAAACCGAATAATATCATTTCAAATAGGCATTGACTTTTTTGAAAATTGAGGATATAATTTTCAAAAAATATAGGTATTACTTCGCTGAATACCAAGGCAATATAATGAGCCGTTTCATAGGTATATATAAGGAGGTAGAATATGCGTAAGAAAATCCTGTGGGGTGGGGGAATCATCGGGCTAGGAGTAATACTAGCCTTTATTATTTCCGGCTGCACCGGTGGCCCAGCAGCGGAGCCAACCGTCACTGCTGAGAATTGCGCGAACTGCCACAATGAGAGCACCCTGGTTCTGGCCAAGAGGTTACAGTGGGATATGTCAACTCACGGTACGGGTACGGCTTATGGAAGGAGCACCAGTGCCGGGTGTGCCGGGTGCCACTCCAGTGAGGGCTGGGTAGCTCGAATTGCCGCTGGCATTAGCAACCCGGATAACGTCCAGCAGGGAGTGACCAACCCGACACCACCCAACTGCCGTACCTGTCACGATATTCATAACACTTATACTGAAGCGGACTTTGCCCTGAGGACCACAGAGCCGGTAACTCTATATGCCAGTGGCGCCACCTTTGACATGGGTGAAGGTAACCTCTGCGCCACCTGCCATCAACCCCGGCGGGAAATGGAAGCAGTTGATGGCGTAGTCAAAGTAGACTCTACTCACTGGGGCCCTCATCATGGCCCGCAGTCCACGATGCTTCTCGGTATTGGAGGCGCCGGGGTTTCCGGCGGTCCCAGCGGCCATTATATGACAGTAACAGAAGGCTGCCCGGTATGTCATATGGCTAACGACAGGCATGAAATGCAAGCTGCTGTAAGCGCCTGCCAGAGTTGCCACAGTGGCCTGACGAACTTCGACTATAACGGTGTCCAGACTGAAGTTGAGGGACTTCTTCAAGAGCTGGCAGAACTCCTGATGGCCAAAGGCATGCTGGCGAGCGCGTCACATGAGCCGTATCATGCAGGGATAGCACTATCCGACCTACATCCGGTAGTCGGCAATTACCCTGAGGCGCAGGCTGCCGCCCTGTGGAACTTTATCTACATATCCGTCGAAGATAGTAGCAAGGGTGTCCACAACTCGAAATATACAATAGACCTCCTGGAAAGTTCGATAGCCGCCCTGCAATAAACCACCGTAGAGTACTGGCACTTCAAGAAGGGAGACCCCCCTGAAGGTCTCCCTTCCTTATTGATTATCATCAAATCCAGTCCGCCAATACGCCTGTCATATCTTTTCCTGGTCATAGACCTTGTTTACTTTAGTGCCGTGTCTTACTCACCAGTTTCATGGTGGGCTGGAAGAGGCGCTGATTAATAGACTCGCTACCGTCGTCCGAGTCTACCTCTCACTCCTTCAGTAACACTATTTTTGATGCAACCATATCAATGTCAGTAACTTTTATTATGAGGCAATGCGCGTACTTTACCGGTGGGCCGGGTTGTGCTAAAATAGGCTGCTTTACCGGAAACACTGCTTTCCTGGAGAGAAGTTAGCTCCGGTTATTGTTACCGGCGGGGTTTATCCCGGGGCATGGAGCGGGTTACCTAAGCACTCTCATAGATATGACTTTAGCGGAAGGGATGTCACACCAGGTATTACGTATTATTGATGCCAACCTGAACCGGATTGGTGAAGGACTCCGTCTTCTTGAAGAAATCGCCCGCCTGTTGCTTAATGACGCCGCGCTCACTGAGCAGCTTAAGGTAATGCGCCACGACCTGATAAGGAGTGACTTTTCATTTAACCGGCAGCTTTTACAGTCCCGGGATGCGGAGAGTGATGTCGGCGCTCACCTTGAAGTCCCCGGAGAAGAGAGGGGAAGGGAACTGCCGCTGGTGCTGGTGGCAAACTCGCGGCGGGTACAGGAATCACTGCGGACACTGGAAGAGCTGGCTAAGGTACCCCCGATTATACCGGAACTGGACCCGGCCAAGTTCCAGAAAGCCCGGTTTGACACCTACACCATAGAACGAAAGCTGATGTCACGGCTGCTGCGCCAGGATAAAGCGAAGCTTATCGCCGGGCTTTACGTGATTATTGACACGCAGGCACTGAAAGGGCGCAATCCCGTTGAGGTGGCACGTCAGGTCATCGCTGGCGGCGCCCGGACCATCCAGCTGCGTGATAAAGTGCTCGGCAAGAAGGAGTTGTTACCTGTCGCCCGCCAGCTCAGAGACCTCTGCGCTGAGCGCAACGTCCTTTTCATCGTTAACGATTACCTGGACGTGTCCATGGAGGTTGATGCTGACGGGCTGCATGTCGGGCAGGATGACCTGCCGGTAAAAGTGGCCCGCCGGCTGCTGCCGATAGACAAAATCCTGGGCGGTTCAGCCCGTACCCTGGAACTGGCGGCGGCGGCTCAGGCGGAGGGAGCTGACTACATCGGCGTCGGCTCAATGTACCCCACCTCAACCAAGGAAACCGCCGAGGTGGTGGGACTGGACAGGCTGCGCCAGATGAGACAGGCAATATCTCTGCCGCTGGTGGCGATTGGCGGCATTACCCTGGAGAATGTGTCCAAGGTCATGGCGGCTGGCGCTGACGCGGTGGCCGTCATCAGCGCCGTGCTGGGCGCTGAATCACCGGAAGAAGCCACCCGGAAAATGGCCGGTACTCTGGAAAAACAAAAGTGAGTGGTCTGACGGATAACCTGGATTCGATTGCCGAGCAGATACGGTTGAGCTTATCAGCCAGGGATGCGGCCCGGGAAAAGGTGATGCCTCTCTGCCGTGAGGTAATTCGTTATTCCAGCCGGGCTATACGGGCGGTGCACCGCCAGGAATTTGACCAGGCCCGGGAATCGCTCCAGTCTGCCCGCAGTTTGCTCGACGAGGTTGAGCAGACTGTGACCCGCTATACCGAGCTTGGCAATACCGGCTTTGTCCGGGATGCGCAGAAGGAATTCGCCGAAGGGAAAATTACCGTAGCCCTGGTCACCGGAAGCTTACCCCCCGGCCCTGATGATCTCGGTGTTGACGTGGCGGCTTACCTCAACGGTCTGGGAGAAGCCGTCGGTGAGTTGCGACGCTACCTCCTGGACAGCATGAGGCACGGTGACCTGTCCCGGGGTGAAGAACTGTTATCTGCCATGGATGACGTATATAATGTCCTGGTTACCATGGACTTTCCTGACGCCATAACCGGCGGGCTGCGCCGCACCACTGACATGGTGCGCGGGGTTCTGGAAAAGACCCGCAGTGACCTGACGCTGGTTATCCGTCAGATGGGACTGGAAAAACGTCTGGAAGAAAGGGAAGCGGGCCTGCCTTAAGCAACATTGGTTGGTCAGGAAGAGAGGAGTTTGATGGCCGTTAATCCGGTTAAGAATAGAAAGGAGTTGAAGTAATGCCGATAGTAATCGCGGTAATCTCAGGGGTGTTAGGACTGGTGGTGGCCGCCTTCATGGCTGCCTACGTCCTGAAACAGGACGAGGGGTCGGCCCGGGTACGGGAAATCTCAGCGGCTATCAGTGAGGGGGCTATCGCCTTCCTCGGTCGCGAGTATCGAATACTGGCTATATTTGTGGTGGCGGTGGCGGTTATTCTGGGACTGGTCCCTAACCTTGGCTGGCTGGTATCACTGGCTTTTGTTTTCGGGGCTTTCTGCTCGGGTCTGGCGGGCTATATTGGTATGCAAATCGCCATCAGGGCTAACCGCCGCACCGCCGCCGCTGCCCAGAAGAGCTTAAATCAGGGCTTACGGGTCTCTTTCCGCGGCGGGGCGGTGATGGGAATGTGCGTGGTCAGTATCGGTATCCTCGGTTTGAGCATCCTCTACTTTCTTTTCCAGGCTAATCCCAACTTTCTTTTCATTATCCCCGGTTATGGTTTCGGCGCTTCCTCGGTAGCGATATTCGCCCGTGTCGGCGGCGGTATCTTTACCAAGGCGGCTGATACCGGGGCGGACATCGTCGGAAAGGTAGAGCAGGGCATCCCGGAAGATGACCCCCGCAACGCCGCCGTGATTGCTGATTTTGTGGGTGATAACGTTGGCGATATTGCCGGCATGGGGGCTGACCTCTTTGAATCCTACGTGGACTCCATCATCGCCACGATGACACTGGGAATGATTGCCGCTTTCTCAACTACCCTGGGCAAGTCGCTGGTGCCGGATATGGCTACTGCCTGGTTCCTGCCGATGATAGTCGCCGCCGGGGGCATTATCGCCTCTATTATCGCCATATTCATGGTGCGGGTCGGCGAAAAACCGGAGATGGGAGCTTTACTCAATGCCCTCCGCAGAGGTACATTTTCGGCATCAATCCTGACGGCCGTTTTTGCTTTCCTGGGCGTACTCTGGCTCAAGGCTGATATCGGCATATTCTGGGCTATCCTCGTCGGGCTGGTTGCCGGTGTCCTCATCGGGGAAAGCACCAATTTCTTCACCTCTTATGCCTATAAGCCGACGCTCAGCATCGCCAAATCATCCCAGACCGGAGGCGCCACCCTGATTACTACCGGTTTTGCTAACGGGCTGATGAGCACCGTCCCGCCCGTCATTCTGGTGGTCATCGCCATTATCATCGCTTACTATTTCGCTGACATTTACGGCGTGGCTATTGCCGGGATCGGGATGCTCTCCACCCTGGGAATACAGGACGCTACCGATGCTTACGGCCCGGTAGCTGATAATGCCGGCGGTATCGTGGAAATGTCAGACCTCCCGCCACAGGTAAGGGAGCGGACTGATGCCCTGGACTCGCTGGGAAACACAACCGCCGCTACCGGTAAGGGGTTCGCCATCGGCGCCGCCGGGTTGACGGCTCTGGCTTTGCTGCTATCATACACCCAGGCAGCCGCCATTGACCTTGCCGGTATCAGTCTCCTTGACCCCCACGTTATTTCCGGTATTCTCCTCGGGGCGATGTTGCCGGCTGTTTTCTGCGCGATGACGCTGAATGCGGTGGGGAAGACCAGCTTCTCTATCATCAACGAAGTCCGCCGCCAGTTCCGCGAGATACCGGGGCTGCTGGAGGGGAAAAAGAACGTCAAGCCTGACTACGCCCGGTCAGTTACCATCTGCACCGATGCGGCGCTCAAACAGATGCTGGCTCCGGGACTGATAACGATTATTTCACCGGTGGTGGTCGGTATCGTGCTGGGTCCGCTGGCTCTGGCCGGTTTCCTGGTGGGAGCGATTGCCTGCGGTTTTATACTGGCGGTGACCTTTTCCAATGCCGGAGGTTCCTGGGACAACGCCAAGAAATGGATAGAGACGGGGGCTTTTGGCGGTAAGGGGTCAGACGCTCATAAGGCAGCTGTAATCGGGGACACCGTGGGTGACCCGATGAAGGATACTTCAGGGCCTTCCCTTAACATCATGATCAAGCTGATGTCGATAATCGCCCTGGTCATTGCGCCGGTACTGGCCGGGTTTGCCGGTCTGCTTTAGAGTCTCGTCAGGCAACAAAGATACTGTTAAAAGAGAGGGGGCTTTGCCCCCTCTCTTAAATCTCTCGAGGTTATTTGCCTGACCACTAGGCAGGACACTAAGGTACAGGTGCTTAACCGCGCAGAAACGGGTTCAAACGGCGCTCAGCCTCAATGGTAGTCTCCGGCCCGTGCCCTGGGTAGACGGCGGTATCATCGGGCAGTGTCATAAGTTTGCTCTGGATAGCACCAATTAACTGATCATAGCTGCCGCCACCCAGATCAGTCCGGCCGATACTGGAGTTGAACAGGGTATCCCCGGTGAAGACTGACTGCTCGGCAAGCAGGCAAATGCCGCCCGGCGTGTGGCCGGGAGTGTGGATGACGGACAGGAGCAGCTTGCCCGCTGTCAGGCTGTCACCGTCCTCAAGAAGACGGTCAGGAGGGGCTGACATCTCGACAGGTATACCCAGCATGGCACTCAAAGGACTGCTCGTCTGGAGAATCCCGGCATCATCGGCATGGATGGCAACCTCGGCGCCGGTGGCCTCTTTGACTTCCTGCACGGCGCCAACGTGGTCAATGTGACCGTGAGTTAACACTATGGCCTTTATATTCAGTCCCATGTCCTTAACCCTGCGTAAGATTCTACCGGCTTCAGCGCCGGGGTCAATTACTATTCCTTCCCGGCTGGTTCCGTCACTGACAATATAGCAATTAGCCGCGTATGCTCCTACTTCCAGTTTCTCGATAATCACTTTGCCTCCCTGTCTCGACTAGTTGGCGTTCCGGCAAAAACCGGTATTCCCTTTATTATTCCTAATCTTACCATCAAATGAATAAAGTTGGCTACAGAACGACCTTCTGTATTTGAAAAATTGACTGGAGTCCATGTCCCCCTATTCCATTAAAAAGGGAGGGAAGGATGGTTATGTTTGCATTTGGT from Dehalococcoidales bacterium includes these protein-coding regions:
- a CDS encoding haloacid dehalogenase, with amino-acid sequence MSGLTDNLDSIAEQIRLSLSARDAAREKVMPLCREVIRYSSRAIRAVHRQEFDQARESLQSARSLLDEVEQTVTRYTELGNTGFVRDAQKEFAEGKITVALVTGSLPPGPDDLGVDVAAYLNGLGEAVGELRRYLLDSMRHGDLSRGEELLSAMDDVYNVLVTMDFPDAITGGLRRTTDMVRGVLEKTRSDLTLVIRQMGLEKRLEEREAGLP
- a CDS encoding MBL fold metallo-hydrolase, with amino-acid sequence MIIEKLEVGAYAANCYIVSDGTSREGIVIDPGAEAGRILRRVKDMGLNIKAIVLTHGHIDHVGAVQEVKEATGAEVAIHADDAGILQTSSPLSAMLGIPVEMSAPPDRLLEDGDSLTAGKLLLSVIHTPGHTPGGICLLAEQSVFTGDTLFNSSIGRTDLGGGSYDQLIGAIQSKLMTLPDDTAVYPGHGPETTIEAERRLNPFLRG
- a CDS encoding thiamine phosphate synthase, yielding MTLAEGMSHQVLRIIDANLNRIGEGLRLLEEIARLLLNDAALTEQLKVMRHDLIRSDFSFNRQLLQSRDAESDVGAHLEVPGEERGRELPLVLVANSRRVQESLRTLEELAKVPPIIPELDPAKFQKARFDTYTIERKLMSRLLRQDKAKLIAGLYVIIDTQALKGRNPVEVARQVIAGGARTIQLRDKVLGKKELLPVARQLRDLCAERNVLFIVNDYLDVSMEVDADGLHVGQDDLPVKVARRLLPIDKILGGSARTLELAAAAQAEGADYIGVGSMYPTSTKETAEVVGLDRLRQMRQAISLPLVAIGGITLENVSKVMAAGADAVAVISAVLGAESPEEATRKMAGTLEKQK
- a CDS encoding sodium-translocating pyrophosphatase, giving the protein MPIVIAVISGVLGLVVAAFMAAYVLKQDEGSARVREISAAISEGAIAFLGREYRILAIFVVAVAVILGLVPNLGWLVSLAFVFGAFCSGLAGYIGMQIAIRANRRTAAAAQKSLNQGLRVSFRGGAVMGMCVVSIGILGLSILYFLFQANPNFLFIIPGYGFGASSVAIFARVGGGIFTKAADTGADIVGKVEQGIPEDDPRNAAVIADFVGDNVGDIAGMGADLFESYVDSIIATMTLGMIAAFSTTLGKSLVPDMATAWFLPMIVAAGGIIASIIAIFMVRVGEKPEMGALLNALRRGTFSASILTAVFAFLGVLWLKADIGIFWAILVGLVAGVLIGESTNFFTSYAYKPTLSIAKSSQTGGATLITTGFANGLMSTVPPVILVVIAIIIAYYFADIYGVAIAGIGMLSTLGIQDATDAYGPVADNAGGIVEMSDLPPQVRERTDALDSLGNTTAATGKGFAIGAAGLTALALLLSYTQAAAIDLAGISLLDPHVISGILLGAMLPAVFCAMTLNAVGKTSFSIINEVRRQFREIPGLLEGKKNVKPDYARSVTICTDAALKQMLAPGLITIISPVVVGIVLGPLALAGFLVGAIACGFILAVTFSNAGGSWDNAKKWIETGAFGGKGSDAHKAAVIGDTVGDPMKDTSGPSLNIMIKLMSIIALVIAPVLAGFAGLL